Proteins encoded in a region of the Variovorax sp. PAMC 28711 genome:
- a CDS encoding low molecular weight protein-tyrosine-phosphatase — protein sequence MQNILFVCTGNICRSPIAEGLMAAALPDARVTSAGTAALVGRPADPLARELLLRRDVRIDAHRARQLDSEMCTQADLILVMEDVHRLEVRQRFPFASGKLFRFLGPRGDVLDPYHLGIDAFTCAMAQIEGGVKQWVERICQLSKR from the coding sequence ATGCAAAACATCCTCTTCGTGTGCACCGGCAACATCTGTCGCAGCCCGATCGCCGAAGGCCTGATGGCGGCGGCGTTGCCTGACGCGCGCGTGACGTCTGCCGGCACCGCGGCATTGGTCGGGCGTCCAGCCGACCCGCTTGCGCGCGAGCTGTTGCTTCGGCGCGATGTGCGGATCGACGCTCACCGGGCGAGGCAGCTCGACAGCGAGATGTGCACGCAAGCAGATCTGATTCTTGTCATGGAAGACGTGCATCGCCTTGAGGTGCGGCAGCGTTTTCCTTTCGCCAGCGGGAAACTGTTCCGGTTTCTCGGACCCCGTGGCGACGTGTTGGACCCGTACCACCTGGGTATCGACGCGTTTACGTGCGCCATGGCGCAAATCGAAGGTGGCGTGAAACAGTGGGTCGAGCGTATATGTCAACTCTCCAAACGATAA
- a CDS encoding polysaccharide biosynthesis/export family protein, translating to MSTADAARTASTKPVAATTGVGGADADRPPEGVLAAISPELIRTQFAARPKGLPPSVAALLGEPEVYKIGPGDVIGITVFDHPEIISSAVPATTVADPASVSPAPGFIVSNTGQLSFPYAGTLRVAGMSVQELEDTITKRLARVFKEPQVNVRIQAFRSKRAYVEGEVRLPGLQVFTDIPMTLPEAISRAGGVLPTTGDRSFVTLTRSGATTAIDLMGMAEVGVDPSRIPLHNGDMITVRSREDRKVTVMGEVLRPQAMPMRNGRLSLNDALGEAGGVDLGTANPAQIYVVRNRVEGGQSIFHLDASNATALAMADGFALEPKDVVFVDPVPLVRWSRVVNLLLPSAQGANLIRATYK from the coding sequence ATGTCAACTGCGGACGCAGCGCGCACCGCGAGCACGAAGCCGGTCGCCGCGACGACCGGGGTCGGCGGCGCCGACGCCGACCGTCCGCCGGAGGGCGTGCTTGCCGCCATCTCGCCAGAGCTCATCCGGACGCAGTTCGCTGCCCGTCCGAAGGGGCTGCCACCCAGCGTGGCAGCGCTGCTGGGCGAGCCGGAGGTCTACAAGATCGGGCCCGGAGACGTCATCGGCATCACGGTCTTCGATCACCCTGAAATCATCTCCAGCGCAGTTCCAGCCACCACCGTGGCCGATCCGGCCAGCGTCTCGCCGGCACCGGGTTTCATCGTGTCGAACACCGGGCAACTCAGCTTCCCGTATGCCGGCACGCTGCGTGTGGCCGGCATGAGCGTCCAGGAGCTGGAAGACACCATCACGAAACGGCTCGCGCGCGTGTTCAAGGAACCGCAGGTCAACGTCCGCATCCAGGCCTTCCGTAGCAAGCGCGCCTATGTCGAGGGCGAAGTCCGGCTGCCCGGTCTTCAGGTGTTCACCGACATTCCGATGACGTTGCCCGAAGCCATCAGCCGCGCCGGTGGCGTTTTGCCGACGACGGGTGACCGCTCTTTCGTGACGCTCACGCGCAGCGGCGCCACCACGGCGATCGACCTGATGGGCATGGCCGAGGTCGGCGTCGACCCGAGCCGCATTCCGCTGCACAACGGCGACATGATCACCGTGCGCAGCCGTGAGGACCGCAAGGTCACCGTCATGGGCGAAGTGCTTCGTCCGCAAGCCATGCCGATGCGCAACGGCCGCCTGAGCCTGAACGATGCACTCGGCGAAGCAGGTGGCGTGGATCTGGGCACGGCAAATCCGGCGCAGATCTACGTGGTGCGCAACCGGGTCGAAGGCGGGCAGTCGATCTTCCATCTGGATGCGAGCAATGCGACGGCGCTGGCCATGGCCGATGGGTTTGCACTGGAGCCGAAAGACGTCGTTTTCGTCGATCCGGTGCCACTCGTTCGCTGGAGCCGCGTGGTCAACCTGCTGCTGCCGAGCGCCCAGGGTGCCAACCTGATCCGCGCGACCTACAAGTAG